The following DNA comes from Janthinobacterium sp. TB1-E2.
CTGGGGCTACGCGGCCGTCGCGCTGGGCGGCATGCAGCCAGCCTTGCTGACCGGCCTCGTGTTCGCCGTCGGCATGGGCGTGACCGATACCTTCGATGGCTGGGTCACGGCGAAAGTCATGCGCACGGGCCAGGCAGACATCGTGCGCGCGTTCCGCCGCCGCCTGGGCTGGCCCATCGTCGCCATCTGCGTGGTCATGGCTGGATACATGGCGGCCGGCAAGTTTTACGCCGCGTGGTCGCTGCCGGAAAGCTGGACTGCGGCCCTGGGAGCGGCCATGGTGCTGCTGATGGCGGCCCTGTACGGCTGGACTTTGCTGGGTTTGCGCCGCGTGCGTGCCTGAGCTGGAGGCGTGGGTATAATGGGAAAAAACTGCCGGATTCCACCATGCCCGCACCTGAGATCGTCATCCGCCTGCTGACGCCAGCAGACACCCCCGCCTTTTGCGCGCTGCGCCTGCGCGCCATCCTTGATTCGCCCAGCTCGTTTTCTTCGTCGCGTGAAGACGAGCTGGCGCGCACGCCGGAAGAACATGCGCAGCGCATTGCCGGCGGCGCCTTTCAGCGCGGTTTTGGCGCCTTCGATGGCGAACGTCTCGTCGGTTTTGCCGGATTGCAGCGCGAAAGGATGCGCCAGTTGTCGCACAAGGCCTTGCTGTGGGGCGTGTTTGTCGACGTGACGCAGCGGGGCAAGGGCGTGGCGCGGCGGCTCGTCAACGCCTGCATCGAACAGGCCGAACGCGACCCTGCCATCATGCAAGTGCACTTGAGCGTGAATGCGGAAAACAATGCCGCCTTGCGGCTGTATGAATCGCTGGGATTTATCGCGTATGGCACGGAGCCGCGCTCGATGCGCGTCGGTGAGCTGTTCCATGACGAGCATCACCTGGCCTTGCTGCTGAAGTGACACCGCTATTTGCAGCGCGGGCACAGGCCCTTGATCAGGTAATCGACTTCGCCGCCGCTGAAGCCTTCCGGCAAGAGCACGGGCGGCGGCAGCTTGACTTCATTGAAGCAGGTGACGTTCGCGCATTTGGTGCATTGGAAGTGCGCGTGCTCGTGCGCCTGGTGGCCGGCGCCCGCGCTGAAGCGCCATACCTGGTCGGTGCCCGCGATGCGGTGCACGAGTTCATTTTCCGTCAGCCATTCCAGTACCCGGTACAGGGTGACGGAATCGATATCGCTGTCCTGCGACAGCGCCTGCTGGATTTCATGGTGGGTCAGCGAACGGCTTTGCGCCATTAAAAAGTCGAGCACCTTCACGCGCGTCTTGGTGACGCGGGCGTTGGTGTTGCGGATCAGCGATTCGGCTTGCGGTGTAGAAGATGATGTCAACATGATAGGCCTGCTTGCGGGGGATCGGCTGGCGGCGTCATCGCCGTGCCCGTTGCCACCCTCTGGGCCGTATCTTAGCATGCGTGCCGCACCGGATGGAACGGCGTCACGGTTTGAACGTCCAATAGCGGCCGGCCGCCGTGTCGACGGGGTCGAGAAAGCGCTGGTCGGCGCGCGCATGGTTGCGTATCAGATAAAACATGTCAGACAGGGCGGAGCGCTTTTCCGCGAAATACGTGTGTTTCATGAAACTCGTGTCGACCCCGCTGGCGTCGATGGTTTCCACGCCCGCCACGATCAGCATGCCGGCGCCGCTGTCGCCCGCGCGCGCGTAGCCGTGCACGGCCTTCGAGGCGGCCAGGGCCAGGTCTTGCGACGAGGCATACAAGGTGACGGGGTTGCGCGCGCCGGCCAGTTTCGGCGCGATATCGTGCTTGAAGATGGCCGCGTCGATATCGGGTGCGGACAGGATGATTTCCGTGATCTTTTGCGCCAGCTGCGGCTGTGCGGCCAGCAAGTCGGCCACGGCCCGCGCCAGGCCTCGGCTGCCCATGCTGTGCCCCACCAGATAGACTTGTGCTGCTTCCGTGCTGGCGAGAAAGTCGGCCAGGAAAGCCGTCATGTGGGGCGTGCTCCATTCGATATTGTTTTCATCGATGGTGTAGCCAGCCACGCCGCCGCGCGACGGCCAGCTGTAGAACACGGGCGCGCCGTCGAAACCGAGGTCGTAGGCCATCTGTCCCGTGCGCCGCGCCGCATCCTCGAAACTCACGTTATAGCCGTGCACGAAGAGAAAGGCGCTTTTATCGGCCGAGGCGCGGATCTGGGTTTTGAGGGCGGCAAAGAAGTTGTCGCGGTCCTGCACCTCGGCGGACAGCACCACCACGTGCTTGGCCGGGTCGTCGCGAAATTCCAGGCGCCACAGCGACGGCGATTCCAGCTGGCCCATGCGGTGGTCGCGGGGGATGCTGATGTCGCAGCTGCCATAGCTGAGCGGGCCATTGCCTCCCAGAATGTTGCGTTCGCCGCTGAAGCGCTGGGCCGGCGGCTTGCCCACGTCGCGTTGGCGGTCTGTGGCGAAATACACTTTGACGACGGCATAATTCGATACGACGGCGCTTTTATCGGCCGGGGCGGGCGCCGCTTCCACGTCGGGTGCCTGGGGCAAAGGCCGCTGCACCGCATCGAGCAAGCCTTGCGCGGCAAACAGGGTTTCCATGTCGTCCGGCACTTTCGCGCTGGACAGGGCGGCCGACAGGGCCAGTTGCAGCTGGTTATTGGCAGGCTCGGCTTCCAGTGCGGCGATGGCGGCCAGGATGGCGGCGGCGCTGTCGAACTTGGCGATGGCCTGCTTGAGCCGCTCATAGTGGCTGGCCACGGCTTCGGGCGCATGGCCGGGCGCGCCATGCCCGATGGCCGCCACGACGGCGGAAGTGATCAAGTCCATGCGCTACCTGCCTTTCAGGTCAATCTGGATTAAATATCAACCCATATTGCCATAAAAGCACGCGAAAAGCGACTTGTCCAGCATCGCGCGCAGGCGGTGCGCGGCAGATCAATGCTGCTTGTCGTCGCTGAACTGCTGCGCCAACGATTGCAGCGGTGCCACGGTCAGGCCGCCGCGGCTCACGTGCTCGGGAATGGCCACGCGCACGGGCTTGCTGTGCATGTTGGCGGACGACAGCACGTTCGTCGTCGTCTCCGGCGCCGCGTTCCACACGGGATCGACGATGCCTTCGAACACCTGTTTCAATTGTTCGCCCCACGTGTCGCGGATCATGCGGAAATACTGGTTCTTTTCATCGATGGTGACGAAGCGCGTGACGGCAAGGCTGCCTGTCTCGTAGACGAGCAGGTCGAGCGGCAAGCCGACGGAAATGTTCGAACGCAAGGTCGAATCCATGGAGATCAGCGCGCACTTTGCCGCCTCGTCCAGGCGCGTGAACGGGTTGATCACCCGGTCGATGATGGGCTTGCCATATTTAGCTTCGCCGATCTGGAAATACGTGTTTTCATCGTGCGATTCGATGAAATTGCCGGCTGAATACACCTGGAACAGCCGGCAGCGCTCGGCGCCTATCTGCCCGCCTAATATGATGCTGACA
Coding sequences within:
- a CDS encoding peptidase, with product MTYCIGMRLNEGLVFLSDSRTNAGVDQVGTFRKMSVFENPGDRMLVLMTAGNLSISQAIRQIVSEHVDADGRSIWNVASMYDAARIVGEAVRTVHLREAKALADCGIDFNVSIILGGQIGAERCRLFQVYSAGNFIESHDENTYFQIGEAKYGKPIIDRVINPFTRLDEAAKCALISMDSTLRSNISVGLPLDLLVYETGSLAVTRFVTIDEKNQYFRMIRDTWGEQLKQVFEGIVDPVWNAAPETTTNVLSSANMHSKPVRVAIPEHVSRGGLTVAPLQSLAQQFSDDKQH
- a CDS encoding alpha/beta hydrolase, with translation MDLITSAVVAAIGHGAPGHAPEAVASHYERLKQAIAKFDSAAAILAAIAALEAEPANNQLQLALSAALSSAKVPDDMETLFAAQGLLDAVQRPLPQAPDVEAAPAPADKSAVVSNYAVVKVYFATDRQRDVGKPPAQRFSGERNILGGNGPLSYGSCDISIPRDHRMGQLESPSLWRLEFRDDPAKHVVVLSAEVQDRDNFFAALKTQIRASADKSAFLFVHGYNVSFEDAARRTGQMAYDLGFDGAPVFYSWPSRGGVAGYTIDENNIEWSTPHMTAFLADFLASTEAAQVYLVGHSMGSRGLARAVADLLAAQPQLAQKITEIILSAPDIDAAIFKHDIAPKLAGARNPVTLYASSQDLALAASKAVHGYARAGDSGAGMLIVAGVETIDASGVDTSFMKHTYFAEKRSALSDMFYLIRNHARADQRFLDPVDTAAGRYWTFKP
- a CDS encoding Fur family transcriptional regulator, producing MLTSSSTPQAESLIRNTNARVTKTRVKVLDFLMAQSRSLTHHEIQQALSQDSDIDSVTLYRVLEWLTENELVHRIAGTDQVWRFSAGAGHQAHEHAHFQCTKCANVTCFNEVKLPPPVLLPEGFSGGEVDYLIKGLCPRCK
- a CDS encoding GNAT family N-acetyltransferase encodes the protein MPAPEIVIRLLTPADTPAFCALRLRAILDSPSSFSSSREDELARTPEEHAQRIAGGAFQRGFGAFDGERLVGFAGLQRERMRQLSHKALLWGVFVDVTQRGKGVARRLVNACIEQAERDPAIMQVHLSVNAENNAALRLYESLGFIAYGTEPRSMRVGELFHDEHHLALLLK